The Paraconexibacter algicola genome includes the window TTGCCGACGTCGAGCACGATCTCGTGCCCGGGCGTGACGCAGCAGAGCACGTCGCAGCGCAGCGCGTCCGCGGTGCTGCCGACCGTCCAGCGGTCGGCGCCGAGCTCGTCGGCGAGCGCCGCCGCCACGTCCGCGCGCGGGTCGACCAGCACGTTCCCGCCCCCGCCGCCGTACCCGTCGGCGACCAGGCACCGCGCCGCCCACGCGCCGTGCAGCCCGCAGCCGATGATCGCGACCGTCGCCGCCTCGGGCCGCGCGAGCGCCCGCGTGGCGACGGCCGCGACGGCGCCCGTGCGCAGCGCGGTGACCGCCCCGGCGTCGAGCAGCAGCAGCGGCTCGCTCGTGCGCGCGTCCGACACGCAGACGAGGCCCATCACGGTCGGCAGCGGCTCGGCGCGGTCCGGGTTGCCCGGGAACGACGAGATCCACTTGAGCATCGCGAGGTCCCCGCCGAGCGCGGGCATCGCGCGGAAGTCCCCGTACGGCGGG containing:
- a CDS encoding ornithine cyclodeaminase family protein produces the protein MPALPVLNRDAVLAAVSAADAIHHTREAFLRHHAGAWTMPSKVYLPSPPYGDFRAMPALGGDLAMLKWISSFPGNPDRAEPLPTVMGLVCVSDARTSEPLLLLDAGAVTALRTGAVAAVATRALARPEAATVAIIGCGLHGAWAARCLVADGYGGGGGNVLVDPRADVAAALADELGADRWTVGSTADALRCDVLCCVTPGHEIVLDVGNLRPGLHLNMLGADGPGKAEMSIGAVASCALFCDEWAQASHGGELTGAVEAGMVTREQVTDLGAVLTGEAPGRRGPEAVTLFDSTGLAIQDLAIAAAALDALRAGRVSAQTIEL